One region of Streptomyces leeuwenhoekii genomic DNA includes:
- a CDS encoding 6-phospho-beta-glucosidase yields MRLTILGGGGFRVPLVYGALLADRGEGRVTRVVLHDLDAGRLAAVTRVLAEQAAGVADAPRVTATTDLDEAVRGADFVFSAIRVGGLEGRAHDERVALAEGVLGQETVGAGGIAYGLRTVPVAVDIARRVARLAPDAWVINFTNPAGLVTEAMSRHLGDRVIGICDSPVGLGRRIARVLGVDPDEAWIDYVGLNHLGWVRGLRVAGRDELPRLLADAKLLGSFEEGRLFGPEWLRELGAIPNEYLHYYYFNRETVAAYRRAERTRGAFLRDQQAGFYKAVLDPGVSALAAWQRTRAEREATYMSENREAAGAGEREAEDLSGGYERVALALMRAIARNERATLILNVRNRGTLPVLDSEAVIEVPCLVGADGAHPVAAGPLPDHATGLVCAVKAVEREVLAAAESGSRATAVKAFALHPLVDSVAVARRLVDGYTAVHPGLAYLT; encoded by the coding sequence GTGAGGCTGACGATTCTGGGCGGCGGCGGATTCCGGGTACCGCTCGTGTACGGAGCGCTGCTGGCGGACCGCGGCGAGGGCCGGGTGACGCGGGTGGTGCTGCACGACCTGGACGCGGGACGGCTGGCGGCGGTGACCCGGGTGCTGGCCGAGCAGGCCGCCGGCGTGGCGGACGCGCCCCGGGTGACGGCCACCACCGACCTCGACGAGGCGGTGCGCGGCGCCGACTTCGTCTTCTCCGCGATCCGCGTCGGCGGTCTGGAGGGCCGGGCGCACGACGAGCGGGTGGCCCTCGCCGAGGGGGTGCTGGGACAGGAGACGGTGGGCGCGGGCGGAATCGCCTACGGTCTGCGGACCGTGCCGGTGGCGGTGGACATCGCCCGGCGGGTGGCCCGCCTCGCCCCCGACGCCTGGGTCATCAACTTCACCAACCCGGCCGGTCTGGTCACCGAGGCCATGTCCCGCCACCTAGGCGACCGCGTCATCGGCATCTGCGACTCGCCGGTCGGCCTCGGCCGCCGGATCGCCCGGGTGCTCGGCGTCGACCCGGACGAGGCGTGGATCGACTACGTCGGCCTGAACCACCTCGGCTGGGTGCGCGGCCTGCGGGTGGCCGGCCGCGACGAACTGCCGCGCCTGCTGGCCGATGCCAAGCTGCTCGGCTCCTTCGAGGAGGGCAGGCTGTTCGGCCCCGAGTGGCTCCGGGAGCTGGGCGCGATCCCCAACGAGTACCTGCACTACTACTACTTCAACCGGGAGACCGTGGCCGCCTACCGGCGCGCCGAGCGGACCCGCGGCGCCTTCCTGCGCGACCAGCAGGCCGGGTTCTACAAGGCGGTGCTCGACCCCGGCGTCTCCGCCCTGGCGGCCTGGCAGCGCACCCGGGCCGAACGCGAGGCCACCTACATGTCGGAGAACCGCGAGGCCGCGGGCGCGGGCGAGCGCGAGGCCGAGGACCTCTCCGGCGGCTACGAGCGGGTGGCGCTGGCGCTGATGCGGGCCATCGCCCGCAACGAGCGCGCCACCTTGATCCTCAACGTCCGCAACCGCGGCACCCTGCCGGTCCTGGACTCCGAGGCGGTGATCGAAGTCCCGTGCCTGGTCGGCGCGGACGGCGCGCACCCGGTGGCGGCCGGCCCGCTGCCGGACCACGCCACCGGGCTGGTCTGCGCGGTCAAGGCGGTCGAGCGCGAGGTGCTGGCCGCCGCCGAGTCCGGGTCCCGGGCGACGGCCGTGAAGGCGTTCGCGCTGCA